CGCGGCAATCCCGCCGACAGCGATCAATACATCGACATGCTGGAGCGCCATCAGCAACGTTTCGGCACCATGCCGCGCCAGGCCAGCGCCGATGGGGGCTTTGCCTCCAAGGACAATCTGTCGTTTGCCAAAGAGCATCAGGTCAAGGATGCCGTCTTCTCCAAGCGGCGCGGCCTTGGGGTGCTCGACATGGCCAAGAGCCATTGGGTCTACAAGCGCCTGAAGCACTTTCGCGCCGGGATCGAGGCCAATATTTCCGCCCTGAAACGGCGCTTTGGCCTGACCCGCTGTACCTGGAGCGGATGGCGCGGATTCAGGCGCTATGTCTGGAGCAATGTCGTCTCGTAGAACCTGCTGGTTCTGGCACGCATCGAACTGGCCCAGGGCTAACGCGACAAAAAAGGCTGTAAAACTCGCCCCCGACAGGAATCGTGCGTCCTTATGCCGCACTTTTTGGATAAATCGGGGGCGCTATGAGACTCAACAATTTCGAAACCCTGCGGATCTGGCATTTGTCTTGCCGCCAGAGTGGCCACGCCTGACAAAAACCGGGGTTTCCGGATGGACACTAGGTAGGTAACTGCTTCGCGTTTCTCCGGCGAACTTAAAACTTTTTTTCGAACAGGTCTTTCATGGCTTGGTTTCCAAGGGCTATATTAGCGTACATACGTTTTAGCTGAGAGAGTTCATGCTCCATCTCTTTCAGACGTTTTAAATGAGATGCATTCATGCCGCTGTACTTCGACCTCCAGTTGTAATAGGTGCATCAGAGATCCATACTTGCGGCAGATCTCATTGATCTGAATCCCGGCATCGGCCTCTTTGAGAATTGCAACAATCTGTATTTAGGTAAAACGTGACTTTTTTATCAGAGCCTCCTTGTTGCATTGTGCCAGAAAACTCTACTTTTACTATGTCCATCATTTAGGTAAACTTCCGACTAGATTGTTGAACATTTCCAGATGCTTTATAGAAAGATCCCTCATGTTGGTTAAACATATTATTCCTTCATTGTCTGCCTCAAGTGGAGGGCCTGCTAGGAGTGTCCCTTTACTTTGTGTTGCGCTTGCTGAATATGCGAATATTGATATTTTAACTGTTTTTAGTTCTGATGAAGTGGTTATTCCAGACTCTGTTTCAGTTCATTCCTTTCTTGGGTCTTATTCAAGATTGCCAATTGGTTGTTCTATTGCCTTACGTGAACATTTGATGAGAATCAATTTTGATGTTATCAATGCTCATGGTTTATGGCTTATGTCAACGCATTATGCTGTAAAATCAGCCAGTAAGCTCAACAAGCCGATTGTGATTTCGCCAAGGGGTATGTTAGAACCCGGGGCGCTTCAGTTTTCACGGTGGAAGAAGCAATTGGCAGGATGGTTGTGGCAGAACCGTGATTTGCAACGATCAACATGTATCCATGTGACTTCACCGATGGAAGCTGATAATTGTCGGAAATATGGGCTGAAAAATCCAATCGCTGTTGTCCCCAACGGTATTGATTTGGATGAATATTCGTTGAAGGGGAGTTTATTTCCGAAAGATGGCAGGGAAGCAGGTAAAGAGTCTGTATTAACCAGTTTGAAAACTTCAACAATTCAGAAGCGCAAGTTACTTTTCCTAAGTCGCATCCATCCGAAAAAAGGGCTGACATATCTTTTAGAAGCCTGGGCACAGTTGAAGCCGTTTCATGATGAATGGCAGTTAGTTATTGCTGGGAATGATGATGGAGGGCATGAAGCCGCGTTGAAACGCCTTGCTTCAAAACTCAAACTCAGGTGGATAGAGAGCTTTAATCAGAGCACAGATAACAGGAATTTTACATCAAAAAATAACACTCTGGAGTCAGACATTAACGTCGAAGAAGCGTTAATCGTCTTTGCTGGACCGCTATTTGGTGATGAAAAGGTGAAGGCATATCAAGATGCAGATCTTTTTGTTTTGCCAACGCTAAGTGAAAACTTTGGGATGGTTGTGCCAGAGGCGTTAGCTTGTGGAACACCGGTCATTACAACCAAAGGCGCTCCTTGGCATGAGTTGACTGAGACTGAATCTGGGTGGTGGATTGAAGTTGGTACAGAGCCGCTAAGAGCGTGTCTGCACGAAGCGTTAGCAAAATCTACGGTTGAGTTGAATGAAATGGGGCTTCGTGGGCGAAAACTAGTAGAGGATAACTATTCCATTGCTTCAGTAGCTAAGCAGATGATGCAGGTGTATGAGTGGTGTCTTACCCAAAAAAATCCCCCTAAGTATATGAGTTTTTTCTGAGTTTAAAAAAATCTCTGAGATGTGGTTTGCGGATGTAGGTGTTAGGCCCCGCATTATTGCTGACCTGTTTGTTGAATAGTTCACCTGGCCAAACATTGCTGCCCAAATAAATGCCAACTATCATTGTGGACTGGTCGGTGGGCAGGCCTTGATTGCGTAAGGTTTGACTGATGGAAAATTCTACACTCGATATCAAAGCTAACCGCAAGGCAGTCAAATACTCGCGACCTGAAATTATCCGCAGGGTTCTTTGGGGGGGGGCAAACCTCTATTTTCTTATAGCCCGCGCCCGTTATTTGCGTGGAGGGCTTTTCTGCTAAGACTGTTTGGGGCTAAAGTTGGGCGGAATGTTCACATCTATAATTCAGCCAACATATATTTCCCATGGAATCTGGAAATTGGTGACCACTCTGCAATAGGTGAGAATGCCTATATCTACAACCTGGGACACGTAATCATTGGCAATAAAACAACCATTTCACAGCGGGCTCACCTGTGTGCGGGTACCCATGATTTTTCCGACCCAGCCTTACCATTACTAAAGCCGCCGATTGTTATTGACCATCAAGCGTGGATCTGTGCGGATGCTTTTGTCGGGCCAGGAGTCAAAGTCGGCGAAGGAGCCATTGTTGGTGCCCGAGCTGTCGTGACCAGGGATGTCGACCCCTGGGTTATCGTCGCTGGAAATCCTGCAGTATTTATCAAACGCCGCGAAATGAA
This portion of the Syntrophotalea acetylenica genome encodes:
- a CDS encoding glycosyltransferase produces the protein MLVKHIIPSLSASSGGPARSVPLLCVALAEYANIDILTVFSSDEVVIPDSVSVHSFLGSYSRLPIGCSIALREHLMRINFDVINAHGLWLMSTHYAVKSASKLNKPIVISPRGMLEPGALQFSRWKKQLAGWLWQNRDLQRSTCIHVTSPMEADNCRKYGLKNPIAVVPNGIDLDEYSLKGSLFPKDGREAGKESVLTSLKTSTIQKRKLLFLSRIHPKKGLTYLLEAWAQLKPFHDEWQLVIAGNDDGGHEAALKRLASKLKLRWIESFNQSTDNRNFTSKNNTLESDINVEEALIVFAGPLFGDEKVKAYQDADLFVLPTLSENFGMVVPEALACGTPVITTKGAPWHELTETESGWWIEVGTEPLRACLHEALAKSTVELNEMGLRGRKLVEDNYSIASVAKQMMQVYEWCLTQKNPPKYMSFF